A stretch of Dehalococcoidia bacterium DNA encodes these proteins:
- a CDS encoding TIGR03663 family protein: MAKIVSRPLEIAERARQRQQAPPAPLPAAMPLLRWELVLYVALLAVAAGMRFWDLGSRAYHHDESLHAVYSWYLYVGRGYEHNPMMHGPFQFIANTLVFTLFGASDYTGRIFYALFGTALVGMAFFLRSYLGRAGALCAAGLLALSPTLLYFSRFARNDILIAVWTLGLVICMWRYMDERRTGYLYGFAAILALSFSTQENTYLHAVMLGLFLGIVSLAQLLATVRRVGVGGLVRIHKRFGLRRLSPPATLLVLLVTLTLPLWAAGVSVLQKPLGLVLASDAFNVGPIGLPDGRGVAVALVATGLALVLGAYAGTLWHRRRWFICAGIYWAIFVTLFSTVFTYPTGVATGVWQSLGYWLVQQDVARGGQPWYYYFVLLPIYEFLPFLFALAGMVYYWFKGDAFSWFLTFWIIVAFALYAWAAEKMPWISVHLALPLALMAGKLLGDVAERIPWRRAASTGAAWLLVLLPLALVALGSIVAIRQWSPDLNVVLRNTLPYVALTVLAYLGYRIVERAGRKLAGQVVVIGLAGVLAVFSVRAAVQVSYKNGDVPVEMLVYTQTSPDVPKLMRDIERVAWATGEGKDMRITVDGSDGYVWPWAWYLRDYKNVAYQDLAPGVEPQGRVVLANASNESRMQPYLDKFRRGQRYSLRWWFPEDYRGLTPERLWTEFADKDKFMDMWRYWMFRDLKSKLGSADAVAYFAKDVPGLALAPSDAPSERAFAHLNAGVSP; encoded by the coding sequence ATGGCCAAAATAGTCAGTCGGCCCTTGGAGATAGCCGAACGGGCGCGGCAGCGTCAGCAAGCGCCGCCTGCGCCCCTGCCCGCCGCGATGCCCCTGCTCCGATGGGAATTGGTCCTGTACGTCGCGTTGCTGGCGGTGGCCGCGGGCATGCGCTTTTGGGACCTGGGCAGCCGCGCCTACCACCACGACGAGAGCCTTCACGCCGTCTATAGCTGGTATCTCTACGTGGGCCGGGGCTACGAGCACAACCCCATGATGCACGGCCCCTTCCAGTTCATCGCCAACACGCTGGTCTTCACGCTCTTCGGCGCGAGCGACTACACCGGACGTATCTTCTACGCCCTTTTCGGCACCGCGCTCGTCGGCATGGCCTTCTTCCTGCGGTCCTACCTGGGCCGCGCCGGCGCGTTGTGCGCCGCGGGACTGCTGGCTCTCTCGCCGACGCTGCTGTACTTCAGCCGGTTCGCGCGCAACGACATTCTGATAGCTGTGTGGACGCTCGGACTGGTCATCTGCATGTGGCGGTACATGGATGAGCGGCGCACGGGCTACCTGTACGGATTTGCCGCCATCCTTGCCCTGAGCTTCAGCACGCAAGAGAACACGTACCTCCACGCAGTCATGCTGGGGCTGTTCCTGGGGATTGTGTCGCTGGCGCAGCTTCTGGCGACGGTCCGGCGCGTGGGCGTCGGCGGGCTGGTCCGTATCCACAAGCGCTTCGGCCTCCGGCGGCTGTCGCCCCCCGCGACGTTGCTGGTGTTGCTCGTGACGCTGACCCTGCCGTTGTGGGCCGCGGGCGTGAGCGTTCTCCAGAAGCCGTTAGGGCTCGTCCTGGCGAGCGACGCGTTCAACGTCGGCCCCATCGGTCTTCCCGATGGTCGTGGAGTGGCCGTGGCCCTGGTCGCCACCGGCTTGGCGCTGGTCCTGGGGGCCTACGCGGGCACCCTCTGGCACAGGCGCCGGTGGTTCATCTGCGCCGGCATCTACTGGGCCATCTTTGTCACACTCTTCAGCACCGTGTTCACCTACCCGACCGGCGTCGCGACGGGCGTCTGGCAGTCGCTGGGGTACTGGCTGGTGCAGCAGGATGTGGCCCGCGGCGGACAGCCCTGGTACTACTACTTCGTCCTCCTGCCCATCTACGAGTTCCTGCCTTTCCTCTTCGCGCTGGCGGGGATGGTGTACTACTGGTTCAAGGGAGACGCCTTTAGCTGGTTCCTGACATTCTGGATTATCGTTGCTTTTGCGCTCTACGCGTGGGCCGCGGAGAAGATGCCCTGGATTTCGGTGCACCTGGCGTTGCCTCTGGCCCTGATGGCGGGCAAGCTCCTGGGCGACGTGGCGGAGCGCATCCCCTGGCGGCGCGCGGCCTCCACTGGCGCGGCGTGGCTCCTCGTGCTGCTGCCCCTCGCGCTTGTCGCCCTCGGCTCTATCGTCGCAATCCGCCAGTGGTCCCCCGACCTCAACGTAGTGCTGCGGAACACTCTGCCGTACGTGGCGCTGACTGTCCTGGCGTACCTGGGCTACAGAATCGTCGAGCGGGCGGGCCGCAAGCTGGCCGGGCAGGTGGTGGTCATAGGGCTGGCGGGCGTGCTCGCGGTCTTTTCTGTGCGGGCGGCGGTCCAGGTCAGCTACAAGAACGGCGACGTGCCGGTGGAGATGCTGGTGTACACGCAGACGTCGCCGGACGTGCCCAAGCTCATGCGCGACATTGAGCGTGTGGCATGGGCTACGGGCGAGGGCAAGGACATGCGCATCACGGTTGACGGCTCGGACGGCTACGTGTGGCCGTGGGCCTGGTACCTGCGCGACTACAAGAATGTGGCCTACCAGGACCTGGCGCCGGGCGTGGAGCCTCAGGGCAGGGTGGTGCTGGCGAACGCATCCAACGAGTCCCGCATGCAGCCTTACCTGGACAAATTCCGGCGCGGGCAGCGCTACAGCCTCCGGTGGTGGTTCCCGGAGGACTACCGTGGCCTCACTCCGGAGCGACTGTGGACGGAGTTCGCCGACAAGGACAAGTTCATGGACATGTGGCGCTACTGGATGTTCCGCGATTTGAAGAGCAAGCTCGGCTCGGCGGACGCCGTCGCCTACTTCGCCAAAGATGTGCCCGGCCTTGCGCTGGCGCCTTCGGACGCGCCCTCCGAGCGTGCCTTCGCCCACCTGAACGCGGGCGTCAGTCCGTAG